Within Pseudomonas tructae, the genomic segment TGCGTTGAGCAAATCGAGCAGTTCGCGCACCGAAACCGGCACCTTGGCCGCGCGCATTTCATTGAACAGATTGAGCAGCATGGCTATTGCTCCCGGCTCAGCGGTTACCGCGACGGCTCATGAAGGCCAGGCGTTCGAGCAACTGCACGTCCTGTTCGTTCTTGACCAGGGCCCCGGCCAGCGGCGGGATGGCCTTGGTCGGATCGCGTTCGCGCAGCACCGCCTCGCCAATGTTGTCGGCCATCAGCAGCTTGAGCCAGTCGACCAGCTCGGAGGTGGACGGTTTTTTCTTCAGGCCCGGGACCTTGCGCACGTCGAAGAACACGTCCAGCGCTTCGCTGACCAGGTCCTTCTTGATGTTAGGGTAATGCACATCGACGATCTGCTGCAGGGTGGTGCGGTCAGGGAAGGCGATGTAGTGGAAGAAGCAGCGGCGCAGGAAGGCGTCCGGCAGCTCTTTTTCGTTGTTCGAGGTAATGATGATGATCGGGCGCTGCTTGGCCTTGATCGTCTCATCGGTCTCGTAAACGTAGAACTCCATCTTGTCCAGTTCCTGCAACAGGTCGTTGGGGAACTCGATGTCGGCCTTGTCGATTTCGTCGATCAGCAGAATGACCCGCTCTTCGGACTCGAAAGCCTCCCAGAGCTTGCCTTTCTTCAGGTAGTTGCGCACATCGTGGACCTTGTCGACGCCCAGTTGCGAGTCGCGCAGGCGGCTGACCGCGTCGTACTCGTAGAGGCCCTGGTGCGCCTTGGTGGTCGACTTGATGTGCCAGGTGATCAGCTTGGCGTCAAAGGATTCGGCCAGCTGTTCGGCGAGCATGGTCTTGCCGGTGCCTGGCTCGCCCTTGACCAGCAGCGGCCGCTCCAGGGTGATCGCCGCGTTGACCGCCAGTTTCAGGTCGTCTGTCGCGACATATGCGCTGGTGCCTTCGAACTTCATGAACCGATCCTCTAACGTAGCGCCGGGGATACGTGGTCCCCCTGGCGGAAAAATTCTCATGCACGACTATAACGCGGGCTCTGGGCGAGTGGGAACGCAGACGGTCCATTCAGTCTCTGAATGGGCCGTCACTTGGTGACTCAGTCAGCCTTGGGCGGCGTTTGCTCATAACGGGCGTTGAAGGCCTGGACAAAGCCGTTGCGCAATATTTGCAAAAACGCCTCGAAGGCACTGATATCGCTTTTATGCACGCTGCCGCTGAGTTCCACGCGGGTGGCGAACTGGTTCTTGCCCTGGTTCTTCAGCACGGTTTCGCTGCCGCCGACCAGTGCTTCCCAGATCGAGCGG encodes:
- a CDS encoding AAA family ATPase; the encoded protein is MKFEGTSAYVATDDLKLAVNAAITLERPLLVKGEPGTGKTMLAEQLAESFDAKLITWHIKSTTKAHQGLYEYDAVSRLRDSQLGVDKVHDVRNYLKKGKLWEAFESEERVILLIDEIDKADIEFPNDLLQELDKMEFYVYETDETIKAKQRPIIIITSNNEKELPDAFLRRCFFHYIAFPDRTTLQQIVDVHYPNIKKDLVSEALDVFFDVRKVPGLKKKPSTSELVDWLKLLMADNIGEAVLRERDPTKAIPPLAGALVKNEQDVQLLERLAFMSRRGNR